cagtcattatatccacattactgatgattatttatcaaaaatctaattttttgtGAAAAGCACCAATATCGAtactgcaacgatattgtagtgttgactacactacaatatcgttgcggtatcgatattgaggtatttggtcaaaaatatcatgatatttgattttctccatatcgcccaggaCTAATTTCTATTATGTAAGAATCAAATAAAAAGGATAACATACTGCATAAATTTACAGGATTTTCCCTCTGGACAGAAGCCCACCAGGTAATTCACACAGATCACCCTccttgtatgtctgtgtctgcagTCAGGACCTAAGACAGGGAGGTGGGTGAAGATCAACACAAAGTAAAGAGGCGGTTTTTCTGTTGATGAAGAAATTCAAACCAGCAGGGGAACACTATGTGTATTAATGTAAACAGTATGTTTAGGGGGTGTTAATATCAGTACTGCTGGAATGTTTATGTGAGCAGGACGTACCGTGTTTGCAGAAGCCTCGGTCGTACCAGGGACAATCTTTGATCTTTGACTCTGGATCAATGTGCAGGAACGGACATTCCTTGTTGCTGCACTCACCTGCGAGAGTCAACACACAATTTTAAAAACGGGGACAAAAACACTCTAGGCGTTTTGACAACCGGGCGCTGATCAACAGTCAGTCATCGAGCTCATCTGTGTCATTTTATGAAACATCAAGTCAACGAACCAAACTTGGAGTAGAAGTAGCATTCAGGCATCTTTGTCATGTCGTATTCATGGAGAAACTCGCACTGGTCTCCCTTCTTACAAAGTCCTCTGAGCCAGTGCTTACACACCACCGTCTTCTCTCCGCTGATGTGACGGAACGGACACATCCCACCTGGGAGTGGAAACAAAGAAAGATGTAACAGATGTTGGCACAACTTCCCTAATTCATGCCCCAGGTTTTTGTTCAtgggtcattttttttttttttgggcttttccgcttttaatggataggacagctaggtgagaaaggggagagagagggggaagacatgcaggaaatcatcacaggtcggactcgaaccctggacctttgcattgaggcataagcctctcagtatatgtgcgcctgctctacccactgaaccaacccggccactcgTGGGTCAGTTTTAAACAATAGAGGGAGGAATGTTAAAATGGTGAGCAGGATTGATGCAAAGTTGGTGATCCTGCTTTCTGTTTTGATGGCCCTAACATGTGGAATGCCCTCCCCTTGAATCTTACAGCAGCAAAttccctttttttatttttaaaaagaaattaaagacCTATCGTTTAGATTTGCAATCATTTAACCTAATAACTAACAAAAACAATATGATCATATTAACCACTGAGTCAGTAAAATAACCAGTTAAGGACCATGTCAAACCACCAGCCAGCCCTACTGTAggctttcatttatttattgtatttgtgAGCCGTGGATGCAATATTATGTTTCAACATGAGAAGTTATCCTTGCTTGGATAAATTATCTAACAGGGTGCAATTTAAAGATGAGAGGTTAACGTTAATGACTGCATTATGGGAATGTAGGACCCAGTGTTTTTAAAGCTCGACTCGTACTAGAGACTAAAAGCCAGGATAACTCTGCCTCTGCAGCTTTAGTTTTGACCTTTCCATCTCTTGTGAGTCCCCAACCTTTGTGGGAGTGAAATACTGTAGTGCTGGATTGTTGTCGCGTTGTGTTTTTACCTTTCTGACAAGCTGCTCTCATGAAGAactcacacacagcagaccCGGACTCTGCAGGGACACACATTATTACAAAGTTAATAATAAAGACATTGGGTTGAGGAAACACGAAGTCAACGTGAACAGTCACCACCGGCCAGGTGTTAAATGTCAACCTGCCGTTAGGTACCATCAGTTTGACCGTTAACTCTGATTAATGTTTACCTACAACGGCTAggtaacagctagctagctagctagctagcatacAAGCACTTACTGTCCATGCCGGGGAATGGCAGAGGCTGTGCTCCTAGCTGCTGCTGCACAGCCAATTCCAGGTCAAACTTGAGGTGGTCCACGGTAGCCAGCATATCCTGCATGTCTGCGTTAGTTTGAAGTGCTCCGGTCAAAGAAATATCAGTTTAGATTAGATGGTTTAAGGTTGAGCTCGCCAGGTAGCCCACTAACGTTCGTACTTTCTGCGACAGCCAGCTAAAGTGGCTAACGAGGCTAGCTAGGCTAACCGATAAGCTAACATCAATCGGCGAGGTCCCTGATGAGAAACCACAATAGCTGATGTTCTTTGTGTCTTAATGGGACCgttttaaagaaaacagccGAACATTATTCGGTCTGACTTGTTGTTTGTCACGAACTGCTCCTTGTTCTCAGTGGATGGGTGTAAGGCGCGCAGTCGCAGACTGACCTCTGACCTGACGAATTAAGACCAGACTAAACGATCATCGAGTTCTTTGGCAAACTCACTACCAGTTTACTACACATCATGGTGGCCTTTCTGCTGATTTAAATTAATTCACCAGTAttaaattggggagaaattaacattgtaaaagaaaaaaacaagtacaAAAGGTAATAACTTCcccaaaacattttcaaaatagcataactgtttttatttcctATAATCTCAGCTACATTGAAAAGGAGGGCTTGCACTCAATGGTGCTTCTGAGAACTACATAAAAGgtggaggatgatgatgatgatgatgatgatgatgatgcagcACCAGTTTGCAGTTCAATTGAAAAATCATACACAGTAGCTGTttaattcaattgtatttattctCTATACAGGATGCTTATGTATGAAAGTCACAGTCACACTTCATGTTTAAATCTGCAGTGTCTGTAACAAAACTTTGGAATTGTACATTTAATACAAAAGAAATGATGATATCGGACTAAATTTAAGCTTAAATGTGATCATAACAGAGATCCAAAGCCAcagcagaaaacaaaaaaaccctaTCTCAAACAACAAAGGCACTGTAGCAACACTGGATAATTGGATGACAATAAAGTCTGCAAATCTATCTTTCCATTAAGACCAATCTGTTCCAAGCTGAAACTGAACTGCTGTGAAGTCATGAGGAAGTGTCTTGATTTGTGTAGTGACAGATTAAACAGGTGTGTACACCcaaaacaaatatacacacacaataccacaCCCCACAAAGATTTGGCATTATAATGTTTGTTATAATCATCAGTCCAGCATCTGTCAGTGTCTAAACTGCCGCCCTCTACAGCTCAGGTAGGCCAGGCATGGGGAACTGGCCAGCGAAACCCTCCACCTCTGCCCTGATTTCTGCTACCCGCTGCTGGAACTTCTCTCCCTGGGTCAGTGCCTGAATGAACTCCTTTAGATTGGCCTTGGGATCCAGGCTTCCCTGCACCTCCAAGGTCAGCTCAATACCTGCAGGAAGAAGGAGAGCAGGGAGGGTATTCAGATTGCAATTTCATTTATGTGAAATCATCTTTTGTTTCGGTGGATGGCCCTAAATACTACGACGCTCATACGCCTCAATTTCCTGAACCTAAAGGGAAGAAGCTAATCAGAGACGTGAAGCAGAACTGTAGGAAAGTCACATAGCTTCATTGTTGCAATTGAGAGACAAAACACTGCAAAATTCACCCATAATCTCAAGGTGAATTTATTAATACTGCTGAATGTATAACAAGTTTCTATAAGTGGAATAGTTAGCTTCTGCCCACCATTAGCAGTAGGCACCACAGAAATGTAACGTTGGTGActggatgttttttcttttcaccaAAGTTGTAGTTGACTTCTCCCCTTATGGTTTTACACTCAGTTTGAAAGCTGTCTGACGTTCATCTATTGCATTAGCCTGATTAGACTTATAAAAGATTTGAAAAGCTGGATCCAAGTGTTTTTGTCTACCGTTGCAGTCtcgcttatttaaagctaatgtacttgcacttacttcttgttgtctggagtttgtaccttcaaggttgaaagcacttaattggaagtcgctttggataaaagtgtcagctcaattacatgtaat
This window of the Sander lucioperca isolate FBNREF2018 chromosome 21, SLUC_FBN_1.2, whole genome shotgun sequence genome carries:
- the cpsf4 gene encoding cleavage and polyadenylation specificity factor subunit 4 encodes the protein MQDMLATVDHLKFDLELAVQQQLGAQPLPFPGMDKSGSAVCEFFMRAACQKGGMCPFRHISGEKTVVCKHWLRGLCKKGDQCEFLHEYDMTKMPECYFYSKFGECSNKECPFLHIDPESKIKDCPWYDRGFCKHGPDCRHRHTRRVICVNYLVGFCPEGKSCKFMHPRFELPMGASEQPPLPQQIQNQTKPVPSMGRSSLSLIQLTNSSPGMRPQNHMPMSAPQQNHMTGNRGPRPLDQVTCYKCGEKGHYANKCTKGHLAFLSGQ